ACCGGGCCAATGGTTGCTCTGGGCTGTAAATACCTGCGAATTTGTCACCTGAACAACTGCGCTACCGGCGTTGCAACTCAGGATGACAAGCTGCGTAAAAACCATTACCACGGCCTGCCGTTCAAAGTGACCAACTACTTTGAATTCATTGCTCGCGAAACCCGCGAACTGATGGCGCTGCTGGGCGTGAAGCGTCTGGTTGATTTGATTGGCCGCACCGATCTGCTGAAAGAGCTGGACGGGTTCACGGCTAAACAACAGAAGCTGGATCTATCCGCTCTTCTGAAAACGGCTGAACCGATGCCGGGCAAAGCGGTGTACTGCACCGAGCATAACCCGCCGTTTGATAAGGGCGACCTTAACGCACAGCTGCTGAACCAGGCGCAGGCGTATGTGGACGACAAACAGAGCAAAACCTTCTGGTTTGATATCCGCAACACCGACCGTTCGATCGGGGCTTCGCTCTCCGGCTACATCGCTCAGCAGCACGGCGATCAGGGCCTGGCGTCTGACCCAATCAAGGCGCACTTTAACGGTACCGCAGGCCAGAGCTTCGGCGTCTGGAACGCGGGCGGCGTTGAGCTGCATCTGACCGGCGATGCCAACGACTATGTCGGCAAAGGCATGGCGGGCGGGCTGATTTCTCTGCGTCCGCCGGTAGGCTCAGCCTTCCGCAGCCACGAGGCGACCATTATCGGCAACACCTGCCTGTACGGCGCCACCGGCGGGAAGATGTATGCCGCAGGCCGTGCCGGTGAGCGTTTCGCAGTGCGTAACTCCGGCGCGATTACCGTGGTTGAAGGCATCGGCGATAACGGCTGTGAATATATGACCGGCGGTATCGTCTGTATTCTGGGCAAAACGGGGGTTAACTTCGGGGCTGGTATGACGGGCGGTTTCGCCTACGTACTGGACGAAGACGGTGAATTCCGCAAACGCGTAAACCCGGAACTGGTTGAATTACTGAATGTGGAAGAGCTGGCGATTCATGAAGAGCATTTGCGCGGCATGATCACCGAGCACGTTCAGCTGACCGGCTCCCAGCGCGGTGAAGAGATCCTGGCCAACTGGCCGGCATTCGCCTCGAAATTCACCCTGGTTAAACCGAAGTCCAGTGATGTCAAAGCATTGTTGGGTCACCGCAGTCGTTCCGCAGCTGAGCTGCGGGTGCAGGCGCAGTAAGAGGTCACGATGAGTCAAAACGTTTATCAATTTATCGACTTGCAGCGCGTTGATCCGCCGAAGAAGCCGCTGAAGATCCGCAAAATTGAATTTGTGGAAATCTACGAGCCGTTCTCTGAGGGGCAGGCCAAGGCGCAGGCCGACCGCTGTCTCTCCTGCGGCAACCCGTACTGCGAGTGGAAGTGCCCGGTTCATAACTACATTCCAAACTGGCTAAAACTGGCCAATGAGGGTCGCATCATTGAGGCCGCCGAGCTGTCTCACCAGACCAACAGCCTGCCGGAAGTGTGTGGTCGAGTTTGCCCGCAGGACCGTCTTTGTGAAGGTTCCTGTACGCTGAATGACGAGTTCGGGGCAGTGACCATCGGCAACATCGAGCGCTATATCAACGATAAAGCGATTGAGATGGGCTGGAAGCCAGACCTGACCGGCGTGAAGCAAACCGGTAAGCGCGTGGCGATCATCGGGGCTGGTCCCGCGGGACTCGCCTGTGCAGACGTTCTGGCGCGTAACGGCGTGAAAGCGGTGGTTTACGACCGACATCCTGAAATCGGCGGTCTGCTGACCTTCGGTATTCCGGCCTTTAAGCTGGAAAAAGAGGTAATGACCAAGCGTCGCGAGATCTTCAGCGGGATGGGGATTGAATTCAAACTCAATACCGAAGTGGGCCGCGATGTTCAGATGGACGAGCTGCTTGGGGAATACGATTCCGTGTTCCTCGGCGTCGGTACCTATCAGTCCATGCGCGGTGGCCTTGAAAATGAAGACGCGCCGGGCGTTTATGACGCCCTGCCGTTCCTCATCGCAAATACCAAGCAGATCATGGGCTTCAGCGAAACCACTGAAGAACCGTATGTCAGCATGGAAGGCAAACGCGTTGTCGTGCTGGGTGGCGGTGACACCGCTATGGACTGTGTGCGTACTTCAGTGCGCCAGGGTGCAACCCATGTGACCTGTGCCTACCGTCGTGACGAAGAAAACATGCCTGGCTCCAAACGCGAAGTGAAAAACGCGCGTGAAGAAGGCGTGGAGTTCCAGTTCAACCTGCAGCCGCTGGGCGTGGAAATTAACGCTAATGGCCGGGTTTGCGGTGTGAAAGTAGCCCGAACTGAACTGGGTGCGCCGGATGCTAATGGCCGTCGTCGCCCGGAGATCGTCGCCGGTTCCGAACACGTACTGCCTGCCGATGCCGTAGTGATGGCCTTTGGTTTCCGTCCTCACAGCATGACATGGCTGGAGCAGCACAGCGTTGAGCTGGACAGCCAGGGCCGTATTATCGCGCCAGAAGGCAGCGAGAACGCTTTCCAGACCAGCAATCCAAAAATCTTCGCCGGTGGCGATGCGGTTCGCGGTTCCGATCTGGTGGTGACAGCCATTGCCGAAGGACGTAAAGCCGCAGACGGGATCCTGAACTTCCTCGAGGTGTAAGCGTTATAAATTTGGCGGCTTCGGCCGCCAGATTCCCCGTCATTACTCCATAAAAAAGCCAGTCTTTCGACTGGCTTTTTTTGTTATTTCACCACGCGCAGTGCGGGGCGGCCACCGCGAGGCGGCGGCGGATCGTCATCCGGGCTATTGTCATCATCGCCGTGATCCGGGCGATCGCCGTCAATAACCTGCATAACTGTTTCAGACTCGCCGACTGCGGGCTGGTCATCGTTGTGGCTTTCCACGTCTTCATCGTAGCCCGCTTCCGGCTCAAACATGGTGCCCGCGCCATTCTCACGCGCATAGATAGCCAGAACGGCGGCCATAGGCACGTTTACCTGACGGGGCACACCGCCGAAACGCGCGTTAAAGCGCACTTCGTCATTTGCCAGCTCCAGATTCCCTACGGCACGCGGCGCGATGTTCAACACAATTTGCCCGTCTCGCGCGTACTCCATCGGAACCTGTACACCCGGCAGCGTAATATCTACCACCAGGTGTGGAGTGAGCTGATTATCCAGCAGCCACTCATAAAAGGCCCGCAGCAGATAAGGACGGCGCGGCGACAGCTGCGACATATCCATCAATTAGCCTCGGGTCTGCAGACGCATTTCGCGCTCAGGTTCGGTCAAAGAGGCCAGGAAGGAATCGCGCTCAAAGACGCGGGTCATATACCCTTTCATCTCTTTGGAACCCGCCCCTGTCAGCTCAATGCCCATTTGCGGCAAGCGCCACAGCAGCGGAGCCAGGTAGCAGTCTACCAGGCTGAACTCATCGCTCAGGAAGAAAGGCTTCTGGGTAAATACCGGGGCGATGCTCAATAGCTCTTCGCGCAGCTGCTTACGCGCTGCTTCCGCTTCCTGTGCGGAGCCGTTCATCACCACGTTCATCAGGGAATACCAGTCTTTCTCAATGCGGTGCATGTACAGACGGCTTTCACCACGCGCAACCGGGTAAACCGGCATCAAAGGTGGGTGCGGGAAACGCTCATCAAGGTATTCCATGATGATGCGGGATTCCCACAGCGTCAGCTCGCGGTCAACCAGGGTCGGTACGCTGTGATTGGGGTTGAGGTCAATCAGATCCTGAGGCAGGTTATCCGTTTCAACATGCTCAATTTCAACGCTAACACCTTTCTCAGCCAGAACGATACGTACCTGGTGGCTGTAGATGTCAGTAGGACCGGAAAACAGCGTCATCACCGAACGTTTGTTGGCAGCGACAGCCATGAAAACCTCCAAGTTTATCCAGAAAATTACTGCTAATAGCCGCAAGCGGCGACTAACCTGACCGTTTATTACCCAATGCTTAGCCGAAACATCGCTGACGCCACAAAACGGGGCGAAAACAACTTGATGCCGACATTTGGGCAGAAAATTGGATGATAGTTTACCAGATTTTACTGGTTTTGTGGTGGTCGTATATTGAATTTGCCTAAAAGGCAAATTATTTCAAAATGTTAGAGGCAATAATATAAATTACGGGCATAAAAAAACCCGGTACCAGGACCGGGTTTTTTGCCAATTGTTTGCTGCCTGAACAGGCAGGAACAATTAACGTTTGGAGAACTGAGGACGACGACGTGCTTTACGCAGACCGACTTTCTTACGTTCAACCTGACGAGCATCACGGGTAACGAAGCCAGCTTTACGCAGCTCGGAACGCAGGGACTCATCGTACTCCATCAGAGCGCGGGTGATACCGTGACGGATCGCACCAGCCTGACCAGAGATACCACCACCTTTAACGGTGATGTACAGATCCAGTTTCTCAACCATGTCGACCAGTTCCAGCGGCTGACGAACTACCATGCGGGCAGTTTCACGACCGAAGTACTGTTCCAGAGAACGTTGGTTGATAACGATTTTGCCGTTGCCCGGTTTGATAAACACGCGAGCTGCGGAACTTTTGCGGCGACCAGTGCCGTAGTATTGATTTTCAGCCATTGCCTATAATCCCGATTAAATGTCCAGAACTTGCGGTTGCTGTGCCGCGTGGTTGTGCTCGGTGCCCGCGTAAACTTTCAGTTTACGGAACATTGCACGACCCAGCGGGCCCTTTGGCAGCATGCCTTTAACCGCGATTTCAATCACACGCTCAGGACGGCGGGCAATCATCTCTTCAAAGGTCGCTTGTTTGATACCACCGATGTGGCCGGTGTGGTGGTAGTACACTTTGTCAGTACGCTTGTTGCCAGTTACAGCAACTTTGTCAGCGTTCAGAACGATGATGTAATCACCAGTATCAACGTGCGGAGTGTATTCCGCTTTATGCTTACCGCGCAGACGGCGAGCCAGTTCAGTAGCCAGACGACCTAAGGTCTTACCTTCAGCATCAACGACATACCAGTCGCGCTGTACAGTTTCTGGTTTAGCTGTAAAAGTTTTCATTAAAAGCTTACCCAATATATAGTTACACGTTGGTGAACACCCAAACGTTTAAAATCAGTCGAGGTTCACGCGACATTGTCCAGCAAACCTACCCCTTCGAATAGCCTATGCCGGCACGACAAAAGTTTTGGGAAAAAAACTTTGGTTGTAACGTGGGGTCGCAAGATTATAGAGAAGTCGACCTCAAAGATCGACCACAATTTGTCGTTGATATCACATATTCATCGTCAGGGCAGATGAGGGCGGCGTAAATATTCCTCGCTTTGCATTTCCTGCAGCCTCGAAAGACAGCGCTGGAACTCAAATTTAAGTCTTTCCCCTTGATAAATAGCGAATAGCTCGGTCTCAGCGGACACAACCAGCTTTACGTGGCGCTCATAGAATTCGTCCACCAGGGCGATAAAACGACGCGCCTCACTCTCCATCAGCATCGTCATCACCGGCACATTAAACAGCAGGACAGTGTGGAACTGCCGGGAAAGCGCGATGTAATCATGCTGGCTACGCGCGTCCACGCATAGCGTGCTGAAATCGATAGCCAACGTCTGGTTCGCTATCCCAAGCGTCGCCATTGGTCGATGGTTGATTTCCAGCACCGGCGCACCTTCCCGCTTTGTACCGGCCAGGGCGACATAAAGCTTTTCCATTTGCTGGGCTGACGCTGTATCCAGCGGTGACAGCCAGAGATGAGCCTGAGTTAGCGTTCTCAGGCGGTAATCAATCCCGGCATCGACGTTCATCACGTCGCAATAGCGTTTAATTGCTTCAATGGCGGGTAAGAATCGCGCCCGCTGTAGCCCATTACGATACAAATCATCCGGCGGGATGTTCGACGTCGCCACCAGCGTGATACCTCGCGCAAAAAGCGCTTTCATCAGCGTGCCCAGCAGCATGGCATCGGTGATGTCAGAGACAAAAAACTCGTCGAAACACAGCACATCTGTCTCAGCCTTAAAGCCATCAGCGATGATTTCCAGCGGATCGGAGTGGCCTTGCTGCTGCGCCAGCTCCTCATGAACCCGGAGCATGAAGCGGTGAAAGTGCAGCCTGAGCTTACGCTCTCCCGGCAAACTCTGAAAAAACATATCCATCAGCCAGGTTTTACCTCGCCCCACGCCTCCCCACATATACAAGCCTCGAGCGGGTTCCTTCCCGGCCTGCTCTGCTTTTTTACTAAACAGCTTGCCAAACTTAGTCAGCAACCCACCGGCAGGCGCAGGTGTTTGAGCCACGGACAATGCCTGCCAGATAGCGTCCAGGCGCATAATCGCGTCGTGCTGTACGTCATCAGGTTGAAAACTGCCTTCTGCCAGGGCCTGCTGGTAGCGCGATGCAGGAGAGAGA
This Klebsiella michiganensis DNA region includes the following protein-coding sequences:
- a CDS encoding glutamate synthase, encoding MSQNVYQFIDLQRVDPPKKPLKIRKIEFVEIYEPFSEGQAKAQADRCLSCGNPYCEWKCPVHNYIPNWLKLANEGRIIEAAELSHQTNSLPEVCGRVCPQDRLCEGSCTLNDEFGAVTIGNIERYINDKAIEMGWKPDLTGVKQTGKRVAIIGAGPAGLACADVLARNGVKAVVYDRHPEIGGLLTFGIPAFKLEKEVMTKRREIFSGMGIEFKLNTEVGRDVQMDELLGEYDSVFLGVGTYQSMRGGLENEDAPGVYDALPFLIANTKQIMGFSETTEEPYVSMEGKRVVVLGGGDTAMDCVRTSVRQGATHVTCAYRRDEENMPGSKREVKNAREEGVEFQFNLQPLGVEINANGRVCGVKVARTELGAPDANGRRRPEIVAGSEHVLPADAVVMAFGFRPHSMTWLEQHSVELDSQGRIIAPEGSENAFQTSNPKIFAGGDAVRGSDLVVTAIAEGRKAADGILNFLEV
- a CDS encoding 50S ribosomal protein L13 gives rise to the protein MKTFTAKPETVQRDWYVVDAEGKTLGRLATELARRLRGKHKAEYTPHVDTGDYIIVLNADKVAVTGNKRTDKVYYHHTGHIGGIKQATFEEMIARRPERVIEIAVKGMLPKGPLGRAMFRKLKVYAGTEHNHAAQQPQVLDI
- a CDS encoding 30S ribosomal protein S9, translated to MAENQYYGTGRRKSSAARVFIKPGNGKIVINQRSLEQYFGRETARMVVRQPLELVDMVEKLDLYITVKGGGISGQAGAIRHGITRALMEYDESLRSELRKAGFVTRDARQVERKKVGLRKARRRPQFSKR
- a CDS encoding Clp protease ClpP yields the protein MDMSQLSPRRPYLLRAFYEWLLDNQLTPHLVVDITLPGVQVPMEYARDGQIVLNIAPRAVGNLELANDEVRFNARFGGVPRQVNVPMAAVLAIYARENGAGTMFEPEAGYDEDVESHNDDQPAVGESETVMQVIDGDRPDHGDDDNSPDDDPPPPRGGRPALRVVK
- the sspA gene encoding stringent starvation protein A (transcriptional activator; required for activation of bacteriophage P1 late promoter; induced by starvation) yields the protein MAVAANKRSVMTLFSGPTDIYSHQVRIVLAEKGVSVEIEHVETDNLPQDLIDLNPNHSVPTLVDRELTLWESRIIMEYLDERFPHPPLMPVYPVARGESRLYMHRIEKDWYSLMNVVMNGSAQEAEAARKQLREELLSIAPVFTQKPFFLSDEFSLVDCYLAPLLWRLPQMGIELTGAGSKEMKGYMTRVFERDSFLASLTEPEREMRLQTRG